In the genome of Candidatus Nitrospira nitrosa, one region contains:
- a CDS encoding DEAD/DEAH box helicase has product MTTDELEQLLAQQPVAVLHRLARGRVQRHFRAGKRRLIELLLQHSSQNRAGFESDLLTLIGERQAGSISGSPRRHEAPSIAHKKAAIRSSDSEPSEPPISLTEWLQGIGVPTPQPFVQDPWQVEALAAVSETDVVISVPTGSGKTYVAVEAARRAMETNRSVIYTSPLKALSNTKYAEFSKIFGPDKVGILTGDRQENGQAPLLVMTTEILRNLLYDAASGEIDVRLDTLGLVILDESQYLADPERGVVWEETIIFCPSQARLLLLSASIGNPQDIADWLTSIRVTPCRLVRHSKRTVPLRAGYLHPNGKLTPLFRTLGIPQGHPGHLHPEAKHLFIEYEEETLPSGRSRR; this is encoded by the coding sequence GCCCGTGGACGTGTGCAGCGCCACTTTCGCGCCGGGAAACGCCGCCTGATCGAGCTGCTGCTCCAACATTCGAGCCAAAATCGTGCCGGCTTTGAGTCCGATCTGCTGACGCTGATTGGAGAACGTCAGGCCGGATCCATATCCGGATCACCACGTCGCCACGAGGCTCCCTCGATCGCTCACAAGAAAGCCGCGATCAGGTCCTCGGACTCAGAGCCGTCGGAGCCCCCTATCTCGCTCACCGAATGGCTGCAAGGTATTGGCGTGCCAACGCCACAACCCTTCGTCCAGGATCCCTGGCAGGTGGAAGCCTTGGCTGCGGTGAGTGAAACCGATGTTGTCATTAGCGTCCCGACCGGAAGTGGAAAGACCTATGTGGCCGTAGAAGCGGCACGACGGGCCATGGAGACCAATCGCAGCGTCATCTACACCTCCCCACTCAAAGCCTTGTCGAACACCAAGTACGCGGAGTTTTCGAAGATCTTTGGACCAGATAAGGTCGGTATTCTCACCGGGGATCGCCAAGAAAACGGGCAGGCCCCGTTACTCGTCATGACCACGGAGATTCTCCGCAATCTGCTCTACGATGCCGCGAGTGGTGAGATCGATGTCAGATTGGATACGCTCGGCTTGGTCATCCTGGACGAATCACAGTACCTGGCTGATCCCGAACGCGGTGTTGTGTGGGAAGAAACGATTATCTTCTGTCCCTCCCAGGCCAGACTCTTGTTACTCTCGGCCTCTATAGGCAATCCACAAGATATCGCCGATTGGCTCACGTCGATTCGCGTAACCCCCTGTCGACTGGTGCGGCATAGCAAACGCACCGTCCCTCTGAGAGCCGGCTATCTGCACCCCAATGGGAAACTCACTCCCTTGTTTCGCACGCTGGGTATTCCACAGGGACATCCCGGCCACCTCCATCCCGAAGCGAAACACCTCTTTATAGAATACGAAGAGGAGACCTTGCCCTCCGGACGATCGAGACGGTAG
- a CDS encoding PEP-CTERM sorting domain-containing protein produces the protein MKRMVYAAMFVLLAGSMVVPQPASALRLSLNAGGGAVEIDLTDNGAGDANGALDAITFIGSVSNWRINVATGINIGSSTQPRLDLNSVNVSDGGGGTMQLMLTETGFTTPPAFSFLAAIGGTASNRVQYQTYWDAGNNAFATTTPLTSSGLLGPGAFADTRGGLGGGVGPFSVTQVVTITHLSGNNVTSSFDAEISTVPEPASMLLLGSGLLGLGLWGRKMRKSA, from the coding sequence ATGAAGCGAATGGTATATGCCGCAATGTTTGTTCTATTGGCGGGAAGCATGGTTGTTCCTCAACCAGCTTCAGCTTTGAGGCTCTCGCTGAATGCTGGAGGAGGGGCTGTTGAAATTGATCTCACCGACAATGGCGCAGGAGATGCCAATGGGGCCCTTGATGCGATCACATTCATTGGTTCCGTGAGTAACTGGCGCATTAATGTCGCCACAGGAATTAACATTGGGAGTTCAACTCAACCACGTCTGGATTTGAATAGCGTCAATGTCTCTGACGGTGGTGGTGGGACCATGCAACTCATGCTAACCGAGACGGGTTTTACCACTCCGCCCGCGTTTAGTTTCCTGGCTGCAATAGGTGGGACTGCATCGAACCGGGTTCAATATCAGACTTACTGGGATGCCGGGAATAATGCATTCGCAACAACCACGCCGTTGACGAGTTCTGGGCTTTTGGGGCCTGGGGCGTTTGCAGATACGAGAGGTGGTCTTGGTGGTGGAGTCGGCCCATTTTCTGTGACACAAGTGGTGACGATTACTCACCTGTCTGGAAATAACGTGACGAGTTCGTTCGATGCGGAGATTTCGACGGTGCCGGAGCCTGCGTCTATGCTTCTACTGGGTTCAGGACTCTTGGGTCTTGGGCTGTGGGGTCGGAAGATGCGTAAGAGCGCGTAG
- a CDS encoding tetratricopeptide repeat protein, with protein sequence MSFRSMMIIRNLLFALIIVGHLGCDSKTPGEKTAKHRERAETYMKNGQYPEAIIEYQNVIQSEPNSSDTHYRLALAYLKHGTIPSLQAAFSELTRTVALDKANQDAQLKLGELYLLAQDSGKARERAEIVLASAPQHLDGLILHGRSLINEKQYKDGIAELKKALEQDPKNIQVYIDLARVHFLLNDKPAAEATLRQALSVDPHALPALLALADYYDVVGQSARAETHYQQAMEADPENEAVYLHLASHYQRHAKPVDAEATLQKLVARKPQADTPLIHLGDYFTALGQPEKALVNYRRATEVVPSSSTARDKLIGHYLDTGKIAEAEPLVNALRDKDKHDLMGRFFDARLKLAHAKPDEALTLLQAVLKDSPQFAGAHHFLGMAYLQKQQLAQAKAAIADAVKFNPQLSDARTALAQIHLAEGSLDLALEQAQAAIQINPRNVQAAIVAGTAYLRKGDLTKSRKVFEAIAQAAPKEPIGPYNLGLVAQAEKNTTKALAYFEEALAKRATAIEPILQIVAIKSAQGKTQEARDRVIKQLETVPNSPLLHNLLGRLWLNAKDPAQAEQSFKTAIEIDGSALAPYLNLAQLYYQTGKVDQSIIEYETILAKTPNAPAALMMLGIIHEGRKEYDKAKERYDQILKLNPRFAPAANNLAWLIAEQGGNLDVALSHAQTAREQRPEDPNIADTLGWIYYKKNASLLAVSLLKEAADKLPNEPLVHYHLGMAQARSGEAAAAKQALQTALKLNQHFTGAEDAKKTLSGL encoded by the coding sequence ATGTCTTTTCGTTCCATGATGATCATCCGGAATCTTCTGTTCGCTCTCATCATAGTTGGCCATCTCGGGTGTGATTCGAAGACACCGGGGGAGAAGACGGCCAAACATCGCGAACGAGCAGAAACCTATATGAAGAATGGCCAATATCCAGAAGCGATCATCGAATATCAAAACGTGATCCAGTCAGAGCCTAATAGCTCTGACACACATTACCGATTAGCCCTGGCCTACCTGAAACACGGTACGATTCCCAGCCTCCAGGCCGCCTTCTCTGAGCTCACGAGAACAGTGGCCTTGGACAAGGCGAATCAGGATGCCCAACTCAAGCTCGGTGAACTCTACCTGCTGGCGCAGGATTCAGGCAAAGCCCGTGAACGTGCTGAGATCGTGTTGGCGTCCGCTCCTCAACACCTCGATGGACTGATCCTCCATGGACGGAGCTTGATCAATGAAAAACAGTATAAGGACGGTATTGCTGAGCTCAAGAAAGCGCTCGAGCAAGACCCTAAGAATATCCAGGTCTATATTGACCTGGCCCGAGTCCATTTCCTCCTGAACGATAAGCCGGCAGCGGAGGCCACGCTCCGCCAAGCCTTGTCCGTCGATCCTCACGCGCTTCCGGCGCTCCTGGCGTTGGCCGACTATTACGATGTCGTGGGACAATCAGCGCGGGCTGAGACGCACTACCAGCAAGCTATGGAAGCCGACCCCGAGAATGAGGCGGTCTACCTTCACTTGGCAAGCCACTATCAACGTCACGCCAAGCCGGTTGACGCAGAAGCCACTCTGCAGAAGTTGGTGGCGCGTAAGCCCCAAGCGGACACTCCGCTCATCCATCTCGGGGACTATTTCACCGCCCTGGGGCAACCAGAGAAAGCCCTCGTCAACTACCGGCGGGCCACAGAAGTCGTCCCGTCGTCGTCCACCGCGCGAGATAAGTTGATCGGCCACTATCTGGATACAGGAAAGATCGCGGAGGCCGAGCCGCTCGTGAACGCTCTCCGGGACAAAGACAAACACGACCTTATGGGTCGGTTCTTTGATGCGCGGCTGAAGCTTGCCCATGCAAAACCCGATGAAGCTCTCACGCTGCTCCAGGCTGTTCTGAAGGACAGTCCTCAATTTGCCGGAGCTCACCATTTTCTCGGGATGGCCTATCTGCAAAAGCAGCAACTCGCCCAAGCCAAAGCCGCGATTGCTGATGCCGTGAAGTTCAACCCCCAGTTGAGCGACGCCCGAACGGCACTGGCACAGATTCATCTGGCGGAAGGGTCTCTCGACTTGGCGCTTGAGCAGGCACAAGCAGCCATTCAGATCAACCCTCGTAATGTGCAGGCTGCCATCGTCGCTGGCACCGCCTACCTCCGGAAAGGCGATCTGACGAAAAGCCGGAAGGTGTTTGAAGCCATCGCGCAAGCCGCTCCTAAAGAACCGATCGGCCCCTACAACCTCGGCTTGGTCGCCCAAGCGGAAAAGAATACGACGAAGGCCCTGGCCTATTTTGAAGAGGCCCTGGCCAAGCGCGCGACGGCCATCGAGCCGATTCTCCAAATCGTCGCCATCAAGAGCGCCCAGGGCAAGACGCAAGAGGCACGGGATCGAGTGATCAAGCAGTTGGAGACCGTGCCGAACAGTCCCTTGCTCCATAATCTGCTCGGACGACTCTGGCTGAATGCCAAGGATCCGGCCCAGGCAGAGCAATCATTCAAGACCGCGATTGAAATCGACGGTTCAGCGCTGGCTCCATATTTGAACTTGGCGCAACTCTACTACCAAACCGGGAAGGTCGATCAATCGATCATAGAGTATGAAACCATCCTCGCCAAGACCCCCAACGCCCCCGCCGCGCTGATGATGTTGGGTATCATCCATGAAGGCCGCAAAGAGTACGACAAGGCCAAAGAACGATACGACCAGATCCTCAAACTCAATCCCCGCTTCGCGCCGGCCGCCAATAACCTAGCCTGGTTGATCGCTGAGCAGGGGGGTAATCTTGACGTGGCTCTCTCTCATGCCCAGACCGCCCGAGAGCAGAGACCGGAAGACCCCAATATTGCCGATACGTTGGGATGGATTTACTATAAGAAAAACGCCTCACTCCTCGCTGTGAGCCTGCTGAAGGAGGCCGCAGATAAATTACCCAATGAGCCGCTCGTGCACTACCACCTCGGAATGGCACAAGCCAGGAGCGGTGAGGCTGCGGCAGCCAAACAGGCGCTGCAGACCGCATTGAAGCTCAACCAGCATTTT